The Pseudomonas baetica genome includes a region encoding these proteins:
- the rpsR gene encoding 30S ribosomal protein S18, translated as MARFFRRRKFCRFTAEDVKEIDYKDLNTLKAYVSETGKIVPSRITGTKARYQRQLATAIKRARFLALLAYTDSHGR; from the coding sequence ATGGCACGTTTCTTCCGTCGTCGTAAATTCTGCCGCTTCACCGCTGAAGACGTGAAAGAGATCGATTACAAAGATCTCAACACTCTGAAAGCCTACGTATCCGAGACCGGCAAAATCGTTCCAAGCCGTATCACTGGTACCAAAGCTCGTTATCAGCGTCAGCTGGCCACCGCTATCAAGCGCGCCCGCTTCCTGGCCCTGCTGGCCTACACCGACAGCCACGGCCGCTGA
- the rplI gene encoding 50S ribosomal protein L9, with protein MQLILLEKIANLGNLGDKVNVKAGYGRNYLLPFGKATAATAANLAAFEERRAELEKAAADRKASAESRAAQLAELEVTITATAGDEGKLFGSIGTHDIADALTASGVEVAKSEVRLPNGTIRNVGEFDVAVHLHAEVEATVRVVVVAA; from the coding sequence ATGCAACTGATCCTTCTGGAAAAAATCGCCAACCTGGGCAACCTGGGCGACAAAGTAAACGTTAAGGCCGGTTACGGCCGTAACTACCTGCTGCCTTTCGGCAAAGCTACCGCTGCGACCGCTGCCAACCTGGCTGCGTTCGAAGAGCGTCGTGCTGAGCTGGAAAAAGCCGCTGCAGACCGTAAAGCATCGGCTGAAAGCCGTGCTGCCCAACTGGCCGAGCTGGAAGTGACCATCACTGCCACCGCTGGCGACGAAGGCAAGCTGTTCGGTTCGATCGGTACTCACGACATCGCTGACGCACTGACCGCCTCCGGCGTTGAAGTGGCGAAGAGCGAAGTTCGTCTGCCGAACGGCACCATCCGCAACGTAGGCGAATTCGACGTAGCCGTGCACCTGCACGCCGAAGTTGAAGCCACCGTACGCGTTGTCGTGGTAGCAGCTTAA
- the rpsF gene encoding 30S ribosomal protein S6, which yields MRHYEIIFLVHPDQSEQVGGMVERYTKLIEEDGGKIHRLEDWGRRQLAYAINNVHKAHYVMLNVECTGKALAELEDNFRYNDAVIRNLVIRREEAVTGQSEMLKAEENRSERRERRDRPEHEGAEGADSDDSDNSDNADE from the coding sequence ATGCGTCATTACGAAATCATCTTTTTGGTCCACCCGGATCAAAGCGAGCAAGTCGGCGGCATGGTTGAGCGTTACACCAAGCTGATCGAAGAAGACGGCGGCAAAATCCACCGTCTGGAAGATTGGGGCCGTCGTCAACTGGCCTACGCAATCAACAATGTTCACAAGGCTCACTACGTGATGCTGAACGTTGAGTGCACTGGCAAGGCCCTGGCCGAGCTGGAAGACAACTTCCGCTACAACGATGCAGTGATCCGTAACCTGGTCATCCGTCGCGAAGAAGCCGTTACCGGCCAATCCGAGATGCTCAAGGCTGAAGAAAACCGCAGTGAGCGCCGTGAGCGTCGCGACCGTCCTGAGCACGAAGGCGCTGAAGGCGCTGATAGTGATGACAGCGACAACAGCGATAACGCTGACGAGTAA
- the rlmB gene encoding 23S rRNA (guanosine(2251)-2'-O)-methyltransferase RlmB — protein MSQLEKIYGVHAVEALLRHHPKRVKQIWLAESRNDPRVQTLIELANENRVQVGQAERREMDAWVEGVHQGVVADVSPSQVWGEAMLDELLDRTEGAPLLLVLDGVTDPHNLGACLRSADAAGALAVIVPKDKSATLTPVVRKVACGAAEVIPLVAVTNLARTLEKLQQRGLWVVGTAGEAEVSIYDQDLTGPTILIMGAEGKGMRRLTREHCDYLVNLPMAGSVSSLNVSVATGVCLFEAQRQRGAKAKAAAKKS, from the coding sequence ATGAGTCAGTTGGAAAAAATCTACGGCGTTCACGCGGTAGAAGCGTTGCTGCGTCACCACCCCAAGCGCGTCAAGCAGATCTGGCTGGCTGAAAGCCGCAACGATCCGCGCGTGCAGACCCTGATCGAGCTGGCCAACGAGAATCGTGTCCAGGTCGGTCAGGCCGAGCGCCGTGAAATGGACGCCTGGGTTGAGGGCGTGCACCAGGGCGTGGTCGCGGACGTGAGTCCGAGCCAGGTCTGGGGCGAAGCGATGCTCGACGAGCTGCTTGATCGCACCGAAGGCGCGCCGCTGTTGCTGGTGCTCGACGGCGTGACCGATCCGCATAACCTCGGCGCCTGCCTGCGTTCGGCGGATGCTGCCGGTGCGCTGGCGGTGATCGTGCCGAAGGACAAGTCGGCGACCCTGACACCTGTGGTACGTAAAGTCGCCTGCGGCGCGGCTGAAGTGATTCCGCTGGTGGCCGTGACCAACCTTGCGCGCACCCTGGAAAAGCTTCAGCAGCGCGGTCTGTGGGTTGTCGGTACGGCGGGTGAGGCCGAGGTCAGCATTTATGACCAGGACCTGACTGGCCCGACCATCCTGATCATGGGTGCCGAAGGTAAAGGCATGCGTCGCCTGACCCGCGAGCACTGCGACTATCTGGTGAACCTGCCGATGGCCGGTAGTGTCAGCAGTCTTAACGTGTCCGTGGCGACGGGCGTGTGCCTGTTCGAAGCACAGCGTCAGCGCGGTGCGAAAGCCAAGGCTGCCGCGAAGAAGTCCTGA